A part of Apodemus sylvaticus chromosome 19, mApoSyl1.1, whole genome shotgun sequence genomic DNA contains:
- the LOC127669671 gene encoding keratin-associated protein 12-1-like isoform X2, whose translation MCHTSCSSGCQPSCCVSSPCQPSCCSACCRPAICIPVRYQVACCVPVSCRPTVCVAPSCQSSVCVPVSCRTVCVTSSCQSSGCCQPSCPTLVCRPVTCSTPSCC comes from the exons ATGTGCCATACCAGCTGCTCTTCAGGCTGCCAGCCATCCTGCTGTGTGTCCAGCCCCTGCCAGCCATCCTGCTGT TCAGCTTGCTGCAGGCCTGCTATATGCATTCCTGTGAGATACCAGGTGGCttgctgtgtgcctgtgagctGCAGGCCCACTGTGTGTGTGGCCCCCTCCTGccagtcctctgtgtgtgtgcctgtgagctgCCGGACAGTCTGTGTGACTTCCTCCTGCCAGTCATCTGGATGCTGCCAgccctcctgccccaccctggTCTGCAGGCCTGTGACCTGTAGCACCCCCTCCTGCTGCTGA
- the LOC127669671 gene encoding keratin-associated protein 12-1-like isoform X1, which yields MCHTSCSSGCQPSCCVSSPCQPSCCVSSPCQPSCCSACCRPAICIPVRYQVACCVPVSCRPTVCVAPSCQSSVCVPVSCRTVCVTSSCQSSGCCQPSCPTLVCRPVTCSTPSCC from the exons ATGTGCCATACCAGCTGCTCTTCAGGCTGCCAGCCATCCTGCTGTGTGTCCAGCCCCTGCCAGCCATCCTGCTGTGTGTCCAGCCCCTGCCAGCCATCCTGCTGT TCAGCTTGCTGCAGGCCTGCTATATGCATTCCTGTGAGATACCAGGTGGCttgctgtgtgcctgtgagctGCAGGCCCACTGTGTGTGTGGCCCCCTCCTGccagtcctctgtgtgtgtgcctgtgagctgCCGGACAGTCTGTGTGACTTCCTCCTGCCAGTCATCTGGATGCTGCCAgccctcctgccccaccctggTCTGCAGGCCTGTGACCTGTAGCACCCCCTCCTGCTGCTGA
- the LOC127669671 gene encoding keratin-associated protein 12-1-like isoform X3: MCHTSCSSGCQPSCCVSSPCQPSCCVPAICIPVRYQVACCVPVSCRPTVCVAPSCQSSVCVPVSCRTVCVTSSCQSSGCCQPSCPTLVCRPVTCSTPSCC, encoded by the exons ATGTGCCATACCAGCTGCTCTTCAGGCTGCCAGCCATCCTGCTGTGTGTCCAGCCCCTGCCAGCCATCCTGCTGTGT GCCTGCTATATGCATTCCTGTGAGATACCAGGTGGCttgctgtgtgcctgtgagctGCAGGCCCACTGTGTGTGTGGCCCCCTCCTGccagtcctctgtgtgtgtgcctgtgagctgCCGGACAGTCTGTGTGACTTCCTCCTGCCAGTCATCTGGATGCTGCCAgccctcctgccccaccctggTCTGCAGGCCTGTGACCTGTAGCACCCCCTCCTGCTGCTGA
- the LOC127669675 gene encoding keratin-associated protein 12-1-like, which produces MCHTSCSSGCQPSCCVSSPCQPSCCVSSSCQSACCRPAICIPVRYQVACCVPVSCRPTVCVAPSCQSSVCVPVSCRPVCVTSSCQSSGCCQPSCPTVVCRPVTCNPSCC; this is translated from the coding sequence ATGTGTCATACCAGCTGCTCTTCAGGCTGCCAGCCATCCTGCTGTGTGTCCAGTCCCTGCCAGCCATCCTGCTGTGTGTCTAGCTCCTGCCAGTCAGCTTGCTGCAGGCCTGCTATATGCATTCCTGTGAGATACCAGGTGGCttgctgtgtgcctgtgagctGTAGGCCCACTGTGTGTGTGGCCCCCTCCTGccagtcctctgtgtgtgtgcccgtgaGCTGCCGGCCAGTCtgtgtgacctcctcctgccagTCATCTGGATGTTGCCAACCGTCCTGCCCAACTGTGGTCTGCAGACCTGTCACCTGCAACCCCTCCTGCTGCTGA
- the LOC127669676 gene encoding keratin-associated protein 12-1-like — translation MCHTNCSSGCQPSCCVSSPCQPSCCVSSPCQSACCRPAICIPVRYQVACCVPVSCRPTVYMAPSCQSSSGCCQPSCPTLVCRPVPCNPSCC, via the exons ATGTGTCACACTAACTGTTCTTCAGGCTGCCAGCCATCCTGCTGTGTGTCCAGCCCCTGCCAGCCATCCTGCTGTGTGTCTAGCCCCTGCCAGTCAGCATGCTGTAGGCCTGCTATATGCATTCCTGTGAGGTACCAGGTGGCttgctgtgtgcctgtgagctGCAGGCCCACTGTATATATGGCCCCTTCCTgccagtct TCATCTGGATGCTGCCAgccctcctgccccaccctggTCTGCAGACCTGTCCCCTGCAACCCCTCCTGCTGCTGA
- the LOC127669654 gene encoding keratin-associated protein 10-3-like isoform X7, which translates to MATSTMSVCSDACTESSWQVEDCPESCCEPSCCVPSCGQSSCCAPSCCQSSCCQSSCCAPAPCLTLVCTPVSCVSSPCCQSSCCTPSCCQQSSCQPACCTCSPCQQPCCVTLCCKPVCCTPICCVPVCCKPVCCTPICSGPSSCCQSSCCAPVCCKPVCCKPCSSVSLLCRPVCRPACCVPTSSCCASSCQPSCCRPASCVSLLCRPACSRQACCGQKSSC; encoded by the exons ATGGCCACctccaccatgtctgtctgctctgACGCCTGCACTGAGTCCTCCTGGCAGGTAGAGgactgcccagagagctgctgtGAGCCCTCCTGCTGTGTCCCCAGCTGTGGCCAGTCTAGCTGCTGTGCCCCCAGCTGTTGCCAGTCCAGCTGCTGCCAGTCTAGCTGCTGTGCCCCAGCCCCCTGCCTGACCCTCGTCTGCACCCCAGTGAGCTGTGTGTCCAGCCCCTGCTGCCAATCCTCCTGCTGCACACCCTCATGCTGCCAGCAGTCTAGCTGCCAGCCAGCGTGCTGCACCTGCTCCCCCTGCCAGCAGCCCTGCTGTGTGACCCTTTGCTGCAAGCCTGTCTGCTGCACACCCAT CTGctgtgtgcctgtctgctgcaagcctgtgtgctgcaCACCCATCTGCTCTGGCCCCTCCTCCTGCTGCCAGTCTTCCTGCTGTGCTCCTGtgtgctgcaagcctgtgtgctgcaAGCCCTGCTCCAGTGTGTCCCTGCTGTGCCGCCCTGTGTGCAGACCTGCCTGCTGTGTGCCCACCTCCTCCTGCTGTGCCTCCTcctgccagcccagctgctgtcGCCCAGCCTCCTGTGTGTCCCTGCTGTGCCGCCCTGCCTGCTCCAGACAGGCCTGCTGTGGCCAGAAGTCCAGCTGCTGA
- the LOC127669654 gene encoding keratin-associated protein 10-3-like isoform X8: MATSTMSVCSDACTESSWQVEDCPESCCEPSCCSSCCAPAPCLTLVCTPVSCVSSPCCQSSCCTPSCCQQSSCQPACCTCSPCQQPCCVTLCCKPVCCTPICCVPVCCKPVCCTPICSGPSSCCQSSCCAPVCCKPVCCKPCSSVSLLCRPVCRPACCVPTSSCCASSCQPSCCRPASCVSLLCRPACSRQACCGQKSSC; this comes from the exons ATGGCCACctccaccatgtctgtctgctctgACGCCTGCACTGAGTCCTCCTGGCAGGTAGAGgactgcccagagagctgctgtGAGCCCTCCTGCTGT TCTAGCTGCTGTGCCCCAGCCCCCTGCCTGACCCTCGTCTGCACCCCAGTGAGCTGTGTGTCCAGCCCCTGCTGCCAATCCTCCTGCTGCACACCCTCATGCTGCCAGCAGTCTAGCTGCCAGCCAGCGTGCTGCACCTGCTCCCCCTGCCAGCAGCCCTGCTGTGTGACCCTTTGCTGCAAGCCTGTCTGCTGCACACCCAT CTGctgtgtgcctgtctgctgcaagcctgtgtgctgcaCACCCATCTGCTCTGGCCCCTCCTCCTGCTGCCAGTCTTCCTGCTGTGCTCCTGtgtgctgcaagcctgtgtgctgcaAGCCCTGCTCCAGTGTGTCCCTGCTGTGCCGCCCTGTGTGCAGACCTGCCTGCTGTGTGCCCACCTCCTCCTGCTGTGCCTCCTcctgccagcccagctgctgtcGCCCAGCCTCCTGTGTGTCCCTGCTGTGCCGCCCTGCCTGCTCCAGACAGGCCTGCTGTGGCCAGAAGTCCAGCTGCTGA
- the LOC127669654 gene encoding keratin-associated protein 10-3-like isoform X5 gives MATSTMSVCSDACTESSWQVEDCPESCCEPSCCVPSCGQSSCCAPSCCQSSCCQSSCCAPAPCLTLVCTPVSCVSSPCCQSSCCTPSCCQQSSCQPACCTCSPCQQPCCVTLCCKPVCCTPICSGSCCQHCQPSCCQPPCCVPVCCKPVCCTPICSGPSSCCQSSCCAPVCCKPVCCKPCSSVSLLCRPVCRPACCVPTSSCCASSCQPSCCRPASCVSLLCRPACSRQACCGQKSSC, from the exons ATGGCCACctccaccatgtctgtctgctctgACGCCTGCACTGAGTCCTCCTGGCAGGTAGAGgactgcccagagagctgctgtGAGCCCTCCTGCTGTGTCCCCAGCTGTGGCCAGTCTAGCTGCTGTGCCCCCAGCTGTTGCCAGTCCAGCTGCTGCCAGTCTAGCTGCTGTGCCCCAGCCCCCTGCCTGACCCTCGTCTGCACCCCAGTGAGCTGTGTGTCCAGCCCCTGCTGCCAATCCTCCTGCTGCACACCCTCATGCTGCCAGCAGTCTAGCTGCCAGCCAGCGTGCTGCACCTGCTCCCCCTGCCAGCAGCCCTGCTGTGTGACCCTTTGCTGCAAGCCTGTCTGCTGCACACCCATCTGCTCTGGATCATGCTGCCAGCA CTGCCAGCCCTCCTGCTGTCAACCCCCCTGctgtgtgcctgtctgctgcaagcctgtgtgctgcaCACCCATCTGCTCTGGCCCCTCCTCCTGCTGCCAGTCTTCCTGCTGTGCTCCTGtgtgctgcaagcctgtgtgctgcaAGCCCTGCTCCAGTGTGTCCCTGCTGTGCCGCCCTGTGTGCAGACCTGCCTGCTGTGTGCCCACCTCCTCCTGCTGTGCCTCCTcctgccagcccagctgctgtcGCCCAGCCTCCTGTGTGTCCCTGCTGTGCCGCCCTGCCTGCTCCAGACAGGCCTGCTGTGGCCAGAAGTCCAGCTGCTGA
- the LOC127669654 gene encoding keratin-associated protein 10-1-like isoform X1: protein MATSTMSVCSDACTESSWQVEDCPESCCEPSCCVPSCGHCCAPAPCLTLVCTPVSCVSSPCCQSSCCTPSCCQQSSCQPACCTCSPCQQPCCVTLCCKPVCCTPICSGSCCQQSSCQSSCCQSPCCVPVCCKPVCCTPICSGSCCQQSSCQPSCCQPPCCVPVCCKPVCCTPICSGPSSCCQSSCCAPVCCKPVCCKPCSSVSLLCRPVCRPACCVPTSSCCASSCQPSCCRPASCVSLLCRPACSRQACCGQKSSC from the exons ATGGCCACctccaccatgtctgtctgctctgACGCCTGCACTGAGTCCTCCTGGCAGGTAGAGgactgcccagagagctgctgtGAGCCCTCCTGCTGTGTCCCCAGCTGTGGCCA CTGCTGTGCCCCAGCCCCCTGCCTGACCCTCGTCTGCACCCCAGTGAGCTGTGTGTCCAGCCCCTGCTGCCAATCCTCCTGCTGCACACCCTCATGCTGCCAGCAGTCTAGCTGCCAGCCAGCGTGCTGCACCTGCTCCCCCTGCCAGCAGCCCTGCTGTGTGACCCTTTGCTGCAAGCCTGTCTGCTGCACACCCATCTGCTCTGGATCATGCTGCCAGCAGTCTAGCTGCCAGTCCTCATGCTGTCAATCCCCCTGctgtgtgcctgtctgctgcAAGCCTGTCTGCTGCACCCCCATCTGCTCTGGATCATGCTGCCAGCAGTCTAGCTGCCAGCCCTCCTGCTGTCAACCCCCCTGctgtgtgcctgtctgctgcaagcctgtgtgctgcaCACCCATCTGCTCTGGCCCCTCCTCCTGCTGCCAGTCTTCCTGCTGTGCTCCTGtgtgctgcaagcctgtgtgctgcaAGCCCTGCTCCAGTGTGTCCCTGCTGTGCCGCCCTGTGTGCAGACCTGCCTGCTGTGTGCCCACCTCCTCCTGCTGTGCCTCCTcctgccagcccagctgctgtcGCCCAGCCTCCTGTGTGTCCCTGCTGTGCCGCCCTGCCTGCTCCAGACAGGCCTGCTGTGGCCAGAAGTCCAGCTGCTGA
- the LOC127669654 gene encoding keratin-associated protein 10-8-like isoform X6 has protein sequence MATSTMSVCSDACTESSWQVEDCPESCCEPSCCVPSCGQSSCCAPSCCQSSCCQSSCCAPAPCLTLVCTPVSCVSSPCCQSSCCTPSCCQQSSCQPACCTCSPCQQPCCVTLCCKPVCCTPICSGSCCQQSSCQSSCCQSPCCVPVCCKPVCCTPICSGSSSCCAPVCCKPVCCKPCSSVSLLCRPVCRPACCVPTSSCCASSCQPSCCRPASCVSLLCRPACSRQACCGQKSSC, from the exons ATGGCCACctccaccatgtctgtctgctctgACGCCTGCACTGAGTCCTCCTGGCAGGTAGAGgactgcccagagagctgctgtGAGCCCTCCTGCTGTGTCCCCAGCTGTGGCCAGTCTAGCTGCTGTGCCCCCAGCTGTTGCCAGTCCAGCTGCTGCCAGTCTAGCTGCTGTGCCCCAGCCCCCTGCCTGACCCTCGTCTGCACCCCAGTGAGCTGTGTGTCCAGCCCCTGCTGCCAATCCTCCTGCTGCACACCCTCATGCTGCCAGCAGTCTAGCTGCCAGCCAGCGTGCTGCACCTGCTCCCCCTGCCAGCAGCCCTGCTGTGTGACCCTTTGCTGCAAGCCTGTCTGCTGCACACCCATCTGCTCTGGATCATGCTGCCAGCAGTCTAGCTGCCAGTCCTCATGCTGTCAATCCCCCTGctgtgtgcctgtctgctgcAAGCCTGTCTGCTGCACCCCCATCTGCTCTGGATC GTCTTCCTGCTGTGCTCCTGtgtgctgcaagcctgtgtgctgcaAGCCCTGCTCCAGTGTGTCCCTGCTGTGCCGCCCTGTGTGCAGACCTGCCTGCTGTGTGCCCACCTCCTCCTGCTGTGCCTCCTcctgccagcccagctgctgtcGCCCAGCCTCCTGTGTGTCCCTGCTGTGCCGCCCTGCCTGCTCCAGACAGGCCTGCTGTGGCCAGAAGTCCAGCTGCTGA
- the LOC127669654 gene encoding keratin-associated protein 10-1-like isoform X3: protein MATSTMSVCSDACTESSWQVEDCPESCCEPCCCAPAPCLTLVCTPVSCVSSPCCQSSCCTPSCCQQSSCQPACCTCSPCQQPCCVTLCCKPVCCTPICSGSCCQQSSCQSSCCQSPCCVPVCCKPVCCTPICSGSCCQQSSCQPSCCQPPCCVPVCCKPVCCTPICSGPSSCCQSSCCAPVCCKPVCCKPCSSVSLLCRPVCRPACCVPTSSCCASSCQPSCCRPASCVSLLCRPACSRQACCGQKSSC, encoded by the exons ATGGCCACctccaccatgtctgtctgctctgACGCCTGCACTGAGTCCTCCTGGCAGGTAGAGgactgcccagagagctgctgtGAGCCCT GCTGCTGTGCCCCAGCCCCCTGCCTGACCCTCGTCTGCACCCCAGTGAGCTGTGTGTCCAGCCCCTGCTGCCAATCCTCCTGCTGCACACCCTCATGCTGCCAGCAGTCTAGCTGCCAGCCAGCGTGCTGCACCTGCTCCCCCTGCCAGCAGCCCTGCTGTGTGACCCTTTGCTGCAAGCCTGTCTGCTGCACACCCATCTGCTCTGGATCATGCTGCCAGCAGTCTAGCTGCCAGTCCTCATGCTGTCAATCCCCCTGctgtgtgcctgtctgctgcAAGCCTGTCTGCTGCACCCCCATCTGCTCTGGATCATGCTGCCAGCAGTCTAGCTGCCAGCCCTCCTGCTGTCAACCCCCCTGctgtgtgcctgtctgctgcaagcctgtgtgctgcaCACCCATCTGCTCTGGCCCCTCCTCCTGCTGCCAGTCTTCCTGCTGTGCTCCTGtgtgctgcaagcctgtgtgctgcaAGCCCTGCTCCAGTGTGTCCCTGCTGTGCCGCCCTGTGTGCAGACCTGCCTGCTGTGTGCCCACCTCCTCCTGCTGTGCCTCCTcctgccagcccagctgctgtcGCCCAGCCTCCTGTGTGTCCCTGCTGTGCCGCCCTGCCTGCTCCAGACAGGCCTGCTGTGGCCAGAAGTCCAGCTGCTGA
- the LOC127669654 gene encoding keratin-associated protein 10-1-like isoform X4: MATSTMSVCSDACTESSWQVEDCPESCCEPSCSPCLTLVCTPVSCVSSPCCQSSCCTPSCCQQSSCQPACCTCSPCQQPCCVTLCCKPVCCTPICSGSCCQQSSCQSSCCQSPCCVPVCCKPVCCTPICSGSCCQQSSCQPSCCQPPCCVPVCCKPVCCTPICSGPSSCCQSSCCAPVCCKPVCCKPCSSVSLLCRPVCRPACCVPTSSCCASSCQPSCCRPASCVSLLCRPACSRQACCGQKSSC, encoded by the exons ATGGCCACctccaccatgtctgtctgctctgACGCCTGCACTGAGTCCTCCTGGCAGGTAGAGgactgcccagagagctgctgtGAGCCCTCCTGCT CCCCCTGCCTGACCCTCGTCTGCACCCCAGTGAGCTGTGTGTCCAGCCCCTGCTGCCAATCCTCCTGCTGCACACCCTCATGCTGCCAGCAGTCTAGCTGCCAGCCAGCGTGCTGCACCTGCTCCCCCTGCCAGCAGCCCTGCTGTGTGACCCTTTGCTGCAAGCCTGTCTGCTGCACACCCATCTGCTCTGGATCATGCTGCCAGCAGTCTAGCTGCCAGTCCTCATGCTGTCAATCCCCCTGctgtgtgcctgtctgctgcAAGCCTGTCTGCTGCACCCCCATCTGCTCTGGATCATGCTGCCAGCAGTCTAGCTGCCAGCCCTCCTGCTGTCAACCCCCCTGctgtgtgcctgtctgctgcaagcctgtgtgctgcaCACCCATCTGCTCTGGCCCCTCCTCCTGCTGCCAGTCTTCCTGCTGTGCTCCTGtgtgctgcaagcctgtgtgctgcaAGCCCTGCTCCAGTGTGTCCCTGCTGTGCCGCCCTGTGTGCAGACCTGCCTGCTGTGTGCCCACCTCCTCCTGCTGTGCCTCCTcctgccagcccagctgctgtcGCCCAGCCTCCTGTGTGTCCCTGCTGTGCCGCCCTGCCTGCTCCAGACAGGCCTGCTGTGGCCAGAAGTCCAGCTGCTGA
- the LOC127669654 gene encoding keratin-associated protein 10-1-like isoform X2, giving the protein MATSTMSVCSDACTESSWQVEDCPESCCEPSCCSSCCAPAPCLTLVCTPVSCVSSPCCQSSCCTPSCCQQSSCQPACCTCSPCQQPCCVTLCCKPVCCTPICSGSCCQQSSCQSSCCQSPCCVPVCCKPVCCTPICSGSCCQQSSCQPSCCQPPCCVPVCCKPVCCTPICSGPSSCCQSSCCAPVCCKPVCCKPCSSVSLLCRPVCRPACCVPTSSCCASSCQPSCCRPASCVSLLCRPACSRQACCGQKSSC; this is encoded by the exons ATGGCCACctccaccatgtctgtctgctctgACGCCTGCACTGAGTCCTCCTGGCAGGTAGAGgactgcccagagagctgctgtGAGCCCTCCTGCTGT TCTAGCTGCTGTGCCCCAGCCCCCTGCCTGACCCTCGTCTGCACCCCAGTGAGCTGTGTGTCCAGCCCCTGCTGCCAATCCTCCTGCTGCACACCCTCATGCTGCCAGCAGTCTAGCTGCCAGCCAGCGTGCTGCACCTGCTCCCCCTGCCAGCAGCCCTGCTGTGTGACCCTTTGCTGCAAGCCTGTCTGCTGCACACCCATCTGCTCTGGATCATGCTGCCAGCAGTCTAGCTGCCAGTCCTCATGCTGTCAATCCCCCTGctgtgtgcctgtctgctgcAAGCCTGTCTGCTGCACCCCCATCTGCTCTGGATCATGCTGCCAGCAGTCTAGCTGCCAGCCCTCCTGCTGTCAACCCCCCTGctgtgtgcctgtctgctgcaagcctgtgtgctgcaCACCCATCTGCTCTGGCCCCTCCTCCTGCTGCCAGTCTTCCTGCTGTGCTCCTGtgtgctgcaagcctgtgtgctgcaAGCCCTGCTCCAGTGTGTCCCTGCTGTGCCGCCCTGTGTGCAGACCTGCCTGCTGTGTGCCCACCTCCTCCTGCTGTGCCTCCTcctgccagcccagctgctgtcGCCCAGCCTCCTGTGTGTCCCTGCTGTGCCGCCCTGCCTGCTCCAGACAGGCCTGCTGTGGCCAGAAGTCCAGCTGCTGA
- the LOC127669657 gene encoding keratin-associated protein 10-12-like isoform X2 encodes MAASTLSVCSSDLSYNSRVCLPGSCDSCTDSSWQVDDCPESCCEPCCCAPTPCLTLVCTPVSCVSSPCCQSSCCTPSCCQQSSCQPACCTCSPCQQPCCVTLCCKPVCCTPICSGSCCQQSSCQSSCCQPSCCVPVCCKPVCCTPICSGSSSSCCQPSCCAPVCCKPVCCKPCSSVSLLCRPVCRPACCVPTSSCCASCCQPSCCRPASCVSLLCRPACSRQACCGQKSSC; translated from the exons ATGGCCGCCTCCACCCTGTCCGTCTGCTCCAGTGACCTGAGCTACAACAGCCGGGTCTGCCTGCCGGGTTCCTGTGATTCTTGTACCGACTCCTCCTGGCAGGTGGACgactgcccagagagctgctgtGAGCCCTGCTGCTGTGCCCCCA CCCCCTGCCTGACCCTCGTCTGCACCCCAGTGAGCTGTGTGTCCAGCCCCTGCTGCCAATCCTCCTGCTGCACACCATCATGCTGCCAGCAGTCTagctgccagccagcttgctGCACCTGCTCCCCCTGCCAGCAGCCCTGCTGTGTGACCCTTTGCTGCAAGCCTGTCTGCTGCACACCCATCTGCTCTGGATCATGCTGCCAGCAGTCTAGCTGCCAGTCCTCATGCTGCCAGCCCTCCTGctgtgtgcctgtctgctgcaagcctgtgtgctgcaCCCCCATCtgctctggctcctcctcctcctgctgccagccctcctgctgtgctcctgtgtgctgcaagcctgtgtgctgcaAGCCCTGCTCCAGCGTGTCCCTGCTGTGCCGCCCTGTGTGCAGACCTGCCTGCTGTGTGCCCACCTCCTCCTGCTGTGCCTcctgctgccagcccagctgtTGTCGCCCAGCCTCTTGTGTGTCCCTGCTGTGCCGCCCTGCCTGCTCCAGACAGGCCTGCTGTGGCCAGAAGTCCAGCTGCTGA
- the LOC127669657 gene encoding keratin-associated protein 10-7-like isoform X1 codes for MAASTLSVCSSDLSYNSRVCLPGSCDSCTDSSWQVDDCPESCCEPCCCAPSCCQSSCCQPSCCVPCCAPSCCAPAPCLTLVCTPVSCVSSPCCQSSCCTPSCCQQSSCQPACCTCSPCQQPCCVTLCCKPVCCTPICSGSCCQQSSCQSSCCQPSCCVPVCCKPVCCTPICSGSSSSCCQPSCCAPVCCKPVCCKPCSSVSLLCRPVCRPACCVPTSSCCASCCQPSCCRPASCVSLLCRPACSRQACCGQKSSC; via the coding sequence ATGGCCGCCTCCACCCTGTCCGTCTGCTCCAGTGACCTGAGCTACAACAGCCGGGTCTGCCTGCCGGGTTCCTGTGATTCTTGTACCGACTCCTCCTGGCAGGTGGACgactgcccagagagctgctgtGAGCCCTGCTGCTGTGCCCCCAGCTGCTGCCAGTCCAGCTGCTGTCAACCCAGCTGCTGTGTTCCTTGCTGTGCCCCCAGTTGCTGTGCCCCAGCCCCCTGCCTGACCCTCGTCTGCACCCCAGTGAGCTGTGTGTCCAGCCCCTGCTGCCAATCCTCCTGCTGCACACCATCATGCTGCCAGCAGTCTagctgccagccagcttgctGCACCTGCTCCCCCTGCCAGCAGCCCTGCTGTGTGACCCTTTGCTGCAAGCCTGTCTGCTGCACACCCATCTGCTCTGGATCATGCTGCCAGCAGTCTAGCTGCCAGTCCTCATGCTGCCAGCCCTCCTGctgtgtgcctgtctgctgcaagcctgtgtgctgcaCCCCCATCtgctctggctcctcctcctcctgctgccagccctcctgctgtgctcctgtgtgctgcaagcctgtgtgctgcaAGCCCTGCTCCAGCGTGTCCCTGCTGTGCCGCCCTGTGTGCAGACCTGCCTGCTGTGTGCCCACCTCCTCCTGCTGTGCCTcctgctgccagcccagctgtTGTCGCCCAGCCTCTTGTGTGTCCCTGCTGTGCCGCCCTGCCTGCTCCAGACAGGCCTGCTGTGGCCAGAAGTCCAGCTGCTGA
- the LOC127670126 gene encoding alpha-ketoglutarate dehydrogenase component 4-like: MQSPSQLRNTLFCTRAPPSPAAGSGGSQQRYTLGGVWRPDTNMQIPTSQQYHESLYRGKMASASRVVQGVKPPAPSIRVSNRRDGPGLERRLSEALGSTATPSLSSVNSQHSKGSPSPGFLMHQGPPDTADRIKTLSRKHRRKPMSQEKMEFTQRGSPE, from the exons ATGCAGTCTCCTTCCCAGCTGAGGAACACTTTGTTCTGCACCAGGGCCCCTCCCAGCCCAGCTGCAGGTAGCGGTGGTAGCCAGCAGAGGTACACCCTGGGTGGAGTATGGAG ACCAGACACCAACATGCAGATTCCCACCTCACAACAGTACCACGAAAGCCTATACAGGGGAAAGATGGCTTCTGCGAGCAGGGTGGTGCAGGGAGTGAAGCCCCCTGCTCCATCAATACGGGTCTCTAACAGGAGAGAcggtcctgggctggagagacggctcagcg aGGCTTTGGGATCTACTGCAACACCCTCCTTGTCCTCTGTCAATTCACAGCATTCTAAAGGAAGCCCGTCCCCAGGTTTCCTGATGCATCAGGGGCCACCAGACACTGCAGATCGAATAAAAACATTATCTCGGAAACATAGAAGGAAACCCATGTCtcaagagaaaatggaatttACCCAGCGTGGAAGTCCAGAGTGA